The Lathyrus oleraceus cultivar Zhongwan6 chromosome 5, CAAS_Psat_ZW6_1.0, whole genome shotgun sequence genome includes the window TTCCCCAATTCCCTTTCCAGTGATTACATTCTTTGATAAACATATTTCTATTTTCAACATTTTCAATAGAGTGAAAAGAAATGCTGTCAAGTGGAACTTCAGGAATATTGGTTGGTATCTTTTTCTCAGAGGCTTTCTTTCTGGAAGTAGAGATGATGTCTTGAACATTGTGTTCGTTACCATGATCAAATTAACTAGACTCAGAGGGAACTTCCTTCCTTTTCAGGGACTTCTTCTTAGATACATGAGTCACCACCTTGCTCCATCTTTTAGTGGGCCCAATACTAGCTTTGTTCCTGATAGATTTGGAGGGAGTGTTGGAGGATCCAATAGCTTGACCTTTTCTATTCTTCAATCTTTTAGCAATGCCAAGAGATAGTCTTTTCCCAATAGGAATATCATCAGAGTCCAGTTCCTCAATATTAACAATGTTAGTGGGTTAATCAAAGGGTTTTTTTTATCTTTGTTACCCAGCTAATTAGTTATATCTTCAGACTTTTCTTTGTCTTGTGATTTCTCAATAGACAAAGTAGGTGCATGCACATCAGGATTATCTCCGGGGTTCTTAGTATTGTTATCAGGTTGGGCCAAGGATGTGGAGACATACGACACGATATTTGTCTTGGGGTCAATTGCCAAAACTTGAGAGATTAGCACACATATGTTCTTATTAACATCGTCTTTGTCAGCAACGATCATGCTAGATTTACTCAAGGTAGTAACAAATCTAGGTTTATTATTGGTTTCAGAAGCTTCAACATTTTCCATAACATTTATCGCAGCGGGACACTCTTTAGACACATCAACATTAGATTCAATGTTGATGGGATCGAGATACAAACTAGTCATGGACATGGGTTTCTTCATACCAGTTAGGGGTTCAGGATCATTCATATTTCTTGTAGTTATGGAAGGAGTGGAAGAGGCACTTACTTTAGTAGGCTTTATTTTCCTTAAAGATGGAGTTCTGGCCTTTCTCATGGGAGTTTCATGGACATGAACGATCGAGAGGGGAACAACATCAGTTATGACATCAAAGAGATCTATCTCAGTGCCAATACTTTTAGGGTTTGATTACTCTTTGGAGGATTTGCTTGGAGTGGAGACAGAAGGTTATGACATTTTAGAAGTTTTTGGTAGAGAGGAGATGGAGAGGTGAAGATGCCTGGGAACGAGTTTGAGAGAGAGAATGCATAGGTTAGCGTGAAGGTGGTTAGGGTGTAGTGTTGGGGAAATAAGAAAAGGTTGTAATGATGGAATTTGAGTTTTGTGCAAAGTTAAGTGGAGGGAAGAGAAAATTTGATTTCTATTTCTCCTCTTCAGTAATTGCTACAATTCTTCAAGCATGCAAATGCCCAATTTGCCCCTTAGTTTTTAAAATTTATTTGTATCTAAAGCTTTGGTAAAAGTGTATGCTAGTTGCTTTTTAATATTTACATAATGGCAAttttgtcttccaccagatccctaatgaagtgatgacgaatatcaatgtgcttaGTTATGATGTGCTGAATAGGGTTCTTGGAAATGTTAATAGCACTtaggttgtcatagtacaatgtctTGACATCTTACGGGACATTGTTTTCTTctaacatttgtttcatccaaatcATATGCGAGCAACTACTTCCTGCACCAATATATTCAGTCTCAGCTGTAGATAAGGACACACTATTTTGCTTCTTactgaaccaagatatgagattattTCCCAAAAAGAAACATCCTCCATAAGTGTTTTTTCTATCATCAGCACTGTCTGCCCAATCTGCACCATAATATCTTATTAGTAAGGAGTTTTCATTGTGAGAATACAACATTCTATATTCACTGGTTCCATTGATATACTTCAGAATCCTTTTCACTTGAGTAATGTGAGTCATTTTAGGTTCAGATTGATATCTAGCACAGACTCTTACAACAAATGTAATGTCAGGTCTGCTAGCTGTGAGATAAAGCAGACTACCAATCATTTTCCTGTACAGACTTTGATCCATATTTGTACCTTTTTCATCTTTGGTTAGTTTTAAATGAGTCGGTGCATGTGTCCTTTTATGGATAGCATTTTCTATGCCAAACTTTTTCACTATATTCTTGGCATACTTGTTTTGGGAGATGAAGATAGTGTTATCCATATGTCTGACTCAGAGCCCAAGAGAGTATGTTAGTTCACCAACaaaactcatttcaaactcagattgcatctgcTTGGCAAAATTTTGTACCATCTGGTTCGACATCCCTTCAAACACAATttcatcaacatatatttgagctatcatgagtTTACCATACTCTTCTTTAACAAATAGTGTTTCCTCTATTCCTcatttcctgtatccattgttaacAAGGTACTCAGTGAGCCTCTCATACCAAGTCTTAGGTGCTTGCTTTAACCCATAAAGATCTTTCcttaatttgtaaacatgatctaGAAAGTTTGGATCTATGAACCCCTTGGGGTTttcaacatagacttcttcattcaacTGCCCgtttaagaaggcactttttacatccatttaAAATAGTTTGAATTTAAGTAGACAAACCACTCATAACAGTAGTCTTATTGACTCAAGGCGAGCAACATGggcaaatgtctcatcaaaatcgACCCCTTCAATTTGAGTCTATCCTTGAGCAACAAGTCTGGCTTTGTTTCTGGTTATAATCcctttttcatcagatttgtTCTTGTAGGTCCACTTTGTGCCAATAACATTCATTCCATTGATTAACCTAAgtcccatacttcatttcttaTTAATGAACCTAATTCCTCTTGCATTGCATTGATCCAAAATTCGTCCCTCAAAGCTTCCTTCACATTTTTTGATTCAAACTTTGAAACAAAACAAGCATTTGAGATCATATATCTAGATCTAGTGGTGACACCTTCATTAAGGTTTCCAATTATAAGATTTGTGTGATGGTGTTTTTGTATTCTGATGGAGGAACCTTTGTTGACTTGGGGGTTATCAGATTCAACGCCACCTGATTCACTGTCAAATTCAATACCTTCCTCATTTTCAGTTGAGTTGATCTATTGAGATGATGTCTATAATATCCCAGTCTGCTTTCAGGATTATTGATTGACCCCATAAACCAACACAGATCTTTTCAGCATGATTTATTCTCACTCACATGCTTTTCGGGAAACTTCTCAGAAGGTTATCCATCCAAATACTTCTCCAAGTCAAGCATGCTTAACTATGAAGTTCTTATCTGTTAGGATAtcgaaaagaagatgcatcttgttggtatatGTAGTACCAATTAATActtataagccttccttcaaccatgAAGTTCCATACTTGCATAGACacaggatccctctcattccaATGTGAATTCTGTTTTTTCCCTAGAAGTTTCTAtgagtgtctcattgtcatgcctcatgcacCAACAACCACTCCATCTccctcgggtgttacatgtaaccatTATCGACCCTCTTTGtcctcgggtgttacatgcccaccagcttccgcttggttcttcatcgaaccacatcgtactgggagaggcgtggctctgataccatttgtaacacTCCAGAatgctttcaggattaccgactgaccccacaaaccaacacgggtctttttAACATGTTTTGTCCTTGCTCACACactttccgggaaacttcccagaaggtcaccaTCCAAATgctactccaagtcaagcacgcttaactatggagttcttataTCTTAGGATATCGAAAAGAAGATGCAGGCGATATTCATTTCTTTAGCCCAAAAATGATAGGATAGATGCTTTATATGAAACATGACTCTAGCTGACTCTTGGAGAGTTCTGTTGTTGCGTCCAACAATCCCTCTTTGATGTGGGGTGATaggagatgagaactcatgaccaatacCTTCAGAGGAGCAAAAATCATCAAATATGctattttcaaattccttcccatggtCACTTCAAATCCTGATGTTTTCACTTTCCTTCTCTCTTTGAATCCTTTGACGTAGATCTTTGAACACCTCAAAGACATCTGATTTTTCTTTGATTAAATTCACCCACACGAATCTTtaaaaatattcaacaactacATAGGTGTACCTTTTCCCTCCAAGGCTCTCAACCTGCATAGGCCCCATTAGGTCCATATGAAGAAGTCCTAAAAATTTGAAGTCGTCTGATGTTGTAACTTTGGATGTCACATCTTAGTTTGCTTCCCAATTTGACACTCACCGCAAATTTTACCTTTTTCGATCTTGAGTCTTGGAATACCGCTG containing:
- the LOC127081819 gene encoding uncharacterized mitochondrial protein AtMg00810-like; the protein is MDQSLYRKMIGSLLYLTASRPDITFVVRVCARYQSEPKMTHITQVKRILKYINGTSEYRMLYSHNENSLLIRYYGADWADSADDRKNTYGGCFFLGNNLISWFSKKQNSVSLSTAETEYIGAGSSCSHMIWMKQMLEENNVP